The segment CATCCGCGCGCGGACCGGCCGTTCTGGCCTCCTCAAGGGAGCGGAGCGACGTTTTCGCCCCCTCCACAGCGGCTTCCGCACCCGCAATGACCCCCTCGGCACCCGGGTCATCGACGGTGCTTTCGGATCGGGCTTCCGCGAGCTCCGCTTCGGCTTCGGCCACGGCCTCCCGCGCGGAGGCGATGCGCTGCTCCAGCGGTTCTTGTTGGACAATCCCGCCACCGGCGAAACTCAGCAGAAAGAACATCAGGAAGACGGTGAACAGGAAGATGGCCAGAGGCGAGACGTAGCGCGTCCGCCTTCCATGGATCCATTCGCGCGTCAGCTTGCCGGGATTCAGCAAGAGCAGCGGCAGGGTGCGCCAGATGCGGGCATCGAAATGCATGACGCCGTGCAGCAGTTCTTCGCCCAGATGCAGCAGGGTGCGGTGGACATGGGTCGGCTGGCCGCAGTTGGCGCAGAAGTTGGCCGTGACCGGCTCGCCGCAGTCGCTGCAGGTGCCGGAATGGGCCTCGCCCGCATGACCGGTCGGCTTCTCGACCGCGCCCGCAATCATGCCGCCGGTGATCAGACCCCCGGTCGCCTCGATATCCACCATGGGGTCCCCCAGACCATGCATCGCACAATCTGCCGGTCAGCCAGGGCGGAGGCAAGGGTCGAGACCGAAGTCTCATCCTCGTTCGCGCAGCGAATGGGGAGGTGGCACGGCGCGCCTTCAGCGCCGTGACGGAGGGGTTCTTCAACGGCACTCAGCGGTGGGGCAGCAAGAACCCCTACACCGCTTCGCGGTCCCCCTCCCCATCCTGCGGACGGGGAGGAGACCCGTTCTAGTTCGCGCCCGTCACGATCGCCGTGTGGCCATTGCGGTTCCGGGCCCAGGCGTCCTCGTTGGCACCCTGGGCGATCGGGCGTTCCTTGCCGAAGCTGATGGTGTCGATCCGGCCGGCGGGCACGCCCCGATCGATCAGATAGTTGCGGATCGACTCGGCGCGCCGGGCACCGAGCGCCAGATTGTATTCACGGGTGCCGCGTTCGTCGGCATTGCCCTCGATCCGGACCTGAACCTGCGGATAGCGCTGCAACCAGGCGGCCTGGGCGTCCAGGCGTGGATAGGCCTCGGGGCTGACCTCATAGCTGTCCAGGTCGAAATAGACCCGGTCGCCGACGTTGACGACGAAGTCCTGTTCAGAACCCATCGCCGCCGGGCCGGTCGCGCTGCCGTCGATGCCGCCGTTGCCGGGCCCGGGATAGACGGGATTGTTGGCCACGGCCCCGACGGTGCCGTCCGTCGCGCCGGTCACCGGGCGCCGCGGGGTGCAGGCGGCCATGGACAGGGCGGCCAGACCGACCAGGGCGATCTTCACTACAGTGGACTGGGACATTCTCGGGGTCTCCTTCGTCTGTTCTCGGCCGTACCAAGCCTTACCATAAGGCCGCGACCCGTGGTTGGTTTCGTCGGGAAAAGTCAGGTCGGGCAGCTGTCGGCACCGCCGGTGCCCAGGTTCCGGGGCGCGCTGTCCAGCAGGGGCGACCAGGCCGGGTCCGACCCCCTGCCCTGATAGCCGGACTGGGCGATGACCCGCCCCGACAGGTCCACCATCCACAGATTGGTGTTCCCGCCCCGCGTCTGGCGCGAGAACATCAGATAGCGGCCGTTGGGGGCCCAGGACGGACCTTCCTCGAAATAGGACCGGCTCAGCATCCGCTCGCCCGAG is part of the Brevundimonas sp. AJA228-03 genome and harbors:
- the pal gene encoding peptidoglycan-associated lipoprotein Pal, giving the protein MSQSTVVKIALVGLAALSMAACTPRRPVTGATDGTVGAVANNPVYPGPGNGGIDGSATGPAAMGSEQDFVVNVGDRVYFDLDSYEVSPEAYPRLDAQAAWLQRYPQVQVRIEGNADERGTREYNLALGARRAESIRNYLIDRGVPAGRIDTISFGKERPIAQGANEDAWARNRNGHTAIVTGAN
- a CDS encoding DUF3667 domain-containing protein; its protein translation is MVDIEATGGLITGGMIAGAVEKPTGHAGEAHSGTCSDCGEPVTANFCANCGQPTHVHRTLLHLGEELLHGVMHFDARIWRTLPLLLLNPGKLTREWIHGRRTRYVSPLAIFLFTVFLMFFLLSFAGGGIVQQEPLEQRIASAREAVAEAEAELAEARSESTVDDPGAEGVIAGAEAAVEGAKTSLRSLEEARTAGPRADGLTPGSWQAGVADAVHDRRVQIGIGDEKLKEKILHKLANPDFALYKIQQTLYKFAFLLVPLSIPFVWLLFAWKRGFTWYDHGVFVLYSLTFMSILFMGQLASGMGPGWMGAITSAAVFWIIPIHMFAQLKGTYGLSIFSALWRTVALLIFCFFVLVFFILGIIVLGLTS